One genomic region from bacterium encodes:
- a CDS encoding DUF2868 domain-containing protein, whose amino-acid sequence MRPEAVAEILLVRAVEEEHPEAIEPGLLIDALEAAGAPQEPRLWLARRAAWLCDHALARFHPLLAMPRAGLVAGPLLLVVAFVVGVLTNSFGPVERIHAIANPIVALIVWNLLAYLLLAFGGVGRWLRLVPFEFGDRQKSERPRRRRSHLPDRSSWRVRLVRRAVPALWLFLQRGRFEAQEQGRVLRDVARGFWRHWTERATTVFEWSTRRILHLIAIGVAAGAVAGTLVRGLFFDYHVVWRSTFLREPEGAARLLDLVLGPAARILGQTLPGEPGVRAMMGPDGVDAAPWILLFSVSALLWIGIPRLLLAAYATWRLGRIGAEIDLGLEDDYTKALLSSALSRQLDQVVDRIQHDVEQQSRRFADQVGRHVSETLYDERVVPRLQRFREEGGRLADLETDVEELARSFQVEIEGFLEDARTEFETELARAVAERLGLDRPVAASPGALSGGEVAERSGTSARDVGNRVGKHLADVVASAVSAGVALGVGAVSGGFGKVLGTAVIVGLLHTTGPVGFLVGALAGLISAGGIYWLGRDRAVSAVKRVSLPGVAVRGLLRQERFGRIVDEGRETCRRSVRDLVQERLETLAPEIAERIWADVKPLVGERARPVSARPK is encoded by the coding sequence ATGAGGCCCGAGGCAGTTGCCGAGATCCTCCTGGTGCGGGCCGTGGAGGAGGAGCACCCCGAGGCGATCGAGCCCGGGCTGCTGATCGATGCGCTGGAGGCGGCGGGTGCGCCCCAGGAGCCGCGCCTCTGGCTGGCCCGGCGCGCCGCCTGGCTATGTGATCATGCCCTCGCCCGCTTCCATCCCCTGCTCGCCATGCCAAGGGCCGGGTTGGTGGCAGGCCCATTGCTGTTGGTCGTCGCGTTCGTGGTCGGTGTCCTGACCAACTCGTTTGGTCCGGTCGAACGGATTCACGCCATCGCGAATCCGATCGTCGCGCTGATCGTCTGGAACCTGCTGGCCTATCTACTGCTCGCATTCGGCGGTGTTGGCCGCTGGTTGCGCCTGGTTCCCTTCGAGTTCGGAGACCGGCAGAAAAGCGAACGCCCGCGGCGTCGTCGCAGCCATCTGCCGGATCGTTCCTCGTGGCGCGTCCGGTTGGTTCGGCGGGCCGTACCCGCCTTGTGGCTCTTCCTGCAGCGCGGGCGATTCGAGGCCCAGGAGCAAGGGCGGGTGCTGCGGGATGTGGCCCGTGGCTTCTGGCGGCATTGGACCGAGCGCGCGACGACGGTCTTCGAGTGGAGCACGCGTCGGATCCTGCATCTGATCGCCATCGGTGTGGCGGCCGGTGCGGTGGCGGGAACGCTCGTCCGCGGGCTCTTCTTCGACTACCACGTCGTCTGGCGCAGCACGTTTCTCCGCGAGCCCGAGGGTGCCGCCCGTCTGCTGGATCTCGTGCTCGGGCCGGCGGCCAGGATCCTCGGTCAAACGCTTCCCGGTGAGCCCGGCGTGCGCGCCATGATGGGGCCCGACGGTGTGGACGCGGCGCCCTGGATCCTGTTGTTCTCCGTCTCTGCCCTGCTGTGGATCGGTATTCCGCGGCTCCTGCTCGCGGCGTATGCCACCTGGCGACTTGGCCGCATCGGCGCGGAGATCGATCTCGGCCTCGAAGACGACTACACCAAGGCCCTGCTCAGCTCGGCGCTCTCGCGGCAGCTCGACCAGGTCGTCGACCGGATCCAACACGATGTGGAGCAGCAGAGCCGTCGCTTCGCCGACCAGGTGGGCCGCCACGTTTCGGAGACGCTCTACGACGAGAGGGTCGTGCCGCGGCTCCAACGCTTCCGCGAGGAAGGCGGCCGGCTCGCTGATCTGGAGACCGATGTCGAAGAGCTGGCGCGCAGCTTCCAGGTAGAGATCGAGGGCTTTCTGGAGGACGCGCGAACGGAATTCGAGACGGAGCTCGCACGGGCGGTGGCGGAGCGTCTGGGACTCGACCGGCCGGTTGCGGCCTCGCCGGGGGCGCTCTCCGGCGGCGAAGTCGCCGAGCGTTCCGGTACGTCGGCTCGCGATGTCGGCAACCGAGTCGGTAAGCACCTGGCGGATGTGGTGGCTTCGGCGGTTTCGGCCGGCGTGGCGCTGGGCGTCGGAGCCGTGAGCGGAGGTTTCGGCAAGGTCCTCGGCACCGCCGTCATCGTCGGTCTGCTCCACACGACGGGCCCCGTTGGCTTTCTCGTGGGTGCGCTTGCTGGTCTGATCAGCGCCGGGGGCATCTACTGGCTCGGCCGCGATCGGGCGGTTTCGGCCGTGAAGCGGGTCTCGCTGCCAGGCGTTGCGGTTCGCGGGTTGCTCCGCCAGGAGCGTTTCGGGCGAATCGTCGATGAGGGCCGGGAGACCTGCCGGCGAAGCGTGCGCGATCTGGTGCAGGAGCGCCTCGAGACCCTGGCGCCGGAGATCGCCGAGCGGATCTGGGCCGACGTGAAGCCGCTGGTAGGGGAGCGCGCCCGGCCGGTGTCCGCCCGCCCGAAGTAG
- a CDS encoding DUF418 domain-containing protein, which yields MTAEATQPAERAEILDVLRGFALLGIFVAHVPGFSGWDYLSAADQARLDPGADVILQYIREVLVRGKFYSLFSLLFGFGFAIQHARARARGVGFAALFGRRQLGLLALGVVHSVFWHGDILLTYALLGFLLIPLADRSPRWIAGWALGLFALRAAWGVVMWLAADGLTSLGGSAVSDGSGGVDVMGNLSRVTAGYASPHLGEMLSSNLRFLRLKWLLALYDGRLFSIGAFFLLGVALGKWRVHEQVIARSTELRRLAWLAGCIGLLGNLGLAFLWPRVLTYPPTVAGVWTNLLYALAVPSLAIAMAAGIASAWGRGEGRSVLAWFGPPGRMALTTYVAQTAIGIGVFYGIGFGLRGSISLSTGLAMALGVFALQAVAANAWLRHYRYGPLEWAWRCFTYGSALPIRRASRHVGPMGAADG from the coding sequence GTGACGGCGGAAGCGACGCAGCCTGCCGAGCGCGCCGAGATCCTCGATGTTCTTCGCGGTTTCGCGTTGCTCGGCATCTTCGTTGCTCACGTGCCCGGCTTTTCCGGTTGGGACTACCTCTCCGCAGCTGATCAGGCCCGGCTCGACCCGGGAGCGGACGTCATTCTCCAGTACATCCGGGAGGTGCTGGTCCGGGGCAAGTTCTACTCGCTCTTCTCGCTTCTGTTCGGTTTCGGCTTCGCGATCCAACATGCGCGGGCCAGAGCCCGTGGCGTGGGCTTCGCAGCGCTGTTCGGCCGTCGTCAGCTCGGTCTGCTCGCGCTCGGGGTCGTGCACAGCGTGTTCTGGCACGGAGACATCCTGCTCACCTATGCGCTGCTCGGTTTTCTCTTGATTCCGTTGGCAGATCGCTCGCCCCGCTGGATCGCGGGCTGGGCGCTCGGGTTGTTCGCGCTCCGCGCCGCATGGGGCGTGGTGATGTGGCTCGCCGCGGACGGCCTGACTTCGCTGGGGGGCTCGGCCGTCAGTGATGGCAGCGGCGGGGTCGACGTCATGGGAAACCTGAGCCGCGTGACGGCGGGCTACGCCAGCCCCCACCTGGGAGAGATGTTGTCTTCCAACCTGCGGTTCTTGCGCCTCAAGTGGCTGCTCGCACTCTACGACGGAAGGCTGTTCTCGATCGGTGCGTTCTTCTTGCTAGGCGTGGCGCTTGGAAAGTGGCGTGTGCACGAACAGGTCATCGCGAGGTCAACCGAGTTGCGGAGGCTCGCATGGCTGGCCGGCTGCATCGGTCTACTGGGAAACCTGGGCCTCGCATTCCTCTGGCCTCGCGTGCTGACGTATCCTCCGACGGTCGCCGGGGTCTGGACGAACCTCCTGTACGCGCTCGCGGTTCCCTCGCTGGCCATCGCGATGGCTGCTGGCATCGCCAGTGCCTGGGGCCGAGGAGAGGGCCGGTCCGTCCTGGCGTGGTTCGGGCCACCGGGCCGTATGGCGCTGACGACCTACGTGGCGCAGACCGCGATCGGTATCGGGGTCTTCTACGGCATCGGCTTCGGCCTGCGCGGCAGCATCTCGTTGAGTACCGGGCTCGCGATGGCACTCGGCGTGTTCGCGTTGCAGGCGGTCGCGGCCAACGCATGGCTTCGCCACTATCGCTATGGCCCACTCGAGTGGGCGTGGCGATGCTTCACCTACGGGAGCGCCCTTCCCATTCGACGGGCCAGCAGGCACGTAGGCCCCATGGGCGCGGCCGACGGCTGA
- a CDS encoding TetR/AcrR family transcriptional regulator: MIQIQALEELPRRGEQSRERILDAATGLFAARNFAPVTMRAIGEAAGLDNSSLYRHFDSKNDLAREVLQRAMAGLAARLLPTVSRESATLDGVVQVVSTAALYFWDHPDAARLVLFWVLSPVDTATGFDVSLPIDAVGQPSGNVYSQIAELVGRARRAGEIRDIAWPDAFIAAMGAIILRPATRGSLLTSQEPERSDSEARRAWGGEVRSLVRGTLAP; the protein is encoded by the coding sequence ATGATTCAGATACAAGCCCTGGAGGAACTCCCGCGCAGGGGCGAGCAGTCCCGAGAACGCATCCTGGATGCGGCGACCGGGCTGTTCGCCGCCCGCAACTTCGCTCCGGTCACCATGCGAGCCATTGGCGAGGCAGCCGGGCTCGACAACTCGAGCCTCTACCGCCATTTCGACAGCAAGAACGACCTCGCCCGCGAGGTTCTCCAGCGGGCGATGGCCGGACTCGCGGCCCGGCTCCTGCCAACCGTGTCGCGTGAGTCGGCAACGCTCGATGGGGTGGTCCAGGTGGTTTCGACGGCAGCGTTGTACTTCTGGGATCATCCGGATGCGGCGCGCCTCGTCCTCTTCTGGGTGCTCTCACCCGTGGACACTGCGACGGGCTTCGATGTCTCACTTCCCATCGACGCCGTCGGGCAGCCCTCCGGAAACGTCTATAGCCAGATCGCAGAACTCGTCGGCCGCGCCCGTCGCGCCGGAGAGATCCGGGACATCGCCTGGCCGGATGCGTTCATTGCCGCCATGGGCGCGATCATCCTGCGCCCTGCGACCCGTGGCTCGTTGCTCACGAGTCAGGAGCCCGAACGTTCTGACAGCGAAGCCAGGCGTGCCTGGGGCGGGGAGGTCCGCTCGTTGGTGCGAGGAACCCTCGCGCCGTGA
- a CDS encoding DUF3459 domain-containing protein, with translation MKNPWWKEAVFYQIYPRSFCDTSGNGIGDLEGIRSKLDYLHWLGVDALWISPFFSSPMRDYGYDVSDYCGVDPLFGNGDSFRQLINDAHARGLRIIIDWVPNHSSDQHPWFIDARKDRNSRCRGWYVWRDGSPDQPPNNWRAAFSDRPAWTWDAHSQQWYLHLFLAEQPDLNWSNPELVAEMMDTLRYWLDLGVDGFRMDVIHCIGKDPALPDVPQAVAKIPYCALNDHESTHQHLQSIRSLLESYPGDRVMVGEVFLLNARQVAAYYGQDDELQMCFNFLPLFTSWDAVAWRERIDEVNTLFLQQGHWPTWALSNHDQPRHRTRYGGSEHRARAAAFLLLALPGTPFLYAGEELGLEDAEVPIDARVDPGGRDGCRAPIPWSAEPPYGWKQHDNWLPWPPDRGERNPEVQQASDTSILQLYRSLLAARRNHASLRSGSFEWMPSSKGILFWKRELAGDFCYLAINFSDQPQRLQYEGALRVELSSQRTNEGFGESPGMLAPDEALLLIPKKD, from the coding sequence ATGAAGAACCCGTGGTGGAAAGAGGCTGTCTTCTACCAGATCTACCCGCGCAGTTTCTGTGACACGAGCGGCAACGGCATCGGCGATCTGGAAGGAATTCGTTCGAAGCTCGACTATCTGCATTGGTTGGGCGTCGACGCCTTGTGGATTTCTCCCTTCTTCTCGTCCCCGATGCGCGACTATGGCTATGACGTTTCCGACTATTGCGGAGTCGATCCCCTTTTTGGAAACGGAGACAGCTTTCGGCAACTCATCAACGATGCCCACGCACGCGGTTTGCGGATCATCATCGATTGGGTGCCCAACCACAGTAGCGATCAGCACCCGTGGTTCATCGATGCAAGAAAGGATCGCAATTCGCGATGCCGCGGTTGGTATGTCTGGCGTGACGGTTCGCCAGATCAGCCACCCAACAACTGGCGAGCTGCTTTTTCCGACCGTCCGGCCTGGACTTGGGATGCCCATAGCCAGCAATGGTATCTCCACCTGTTTCTGGCAGAGCAACCGGATCTCAACTGGAGCAACCCAGAACTCGTAGCGGAAATGATGGACACCCTACGCTATTGGCTCGATCTCGGTGTTGACGGTTTTCGAATGGACGTCATCCATTGCATCGGGAAGGACCCCGCCCTTCCGGATGTACCCCAGGCGGTAGCCAAGATTCCGTACTGTGCCTTGAATGATCACGAGAGCACTCATCAGCACCTGCAAAGCATTCGATCACTACTCGAATCGTATCCGGGCGATCGTGTCATGGTGGGCGAAGTATTCCTGCTGAACGCCAGGCAGGTGGCAGCGTACTACGGGCAAGACGATGAACTGCAGATGTGCTTCAACTTTCTGCCTCTATTCACCAGTTGGGATGCTGTTGCCTGGCGGGAACGCATTGACGAAGTGAATACGCTTTTCTTGCAGCAAGGTCATTGGCCCACCTGGGCGCTGTCCAACCACGATCAACCGCGTCACCGAACTCGTTATGGAGGTAGTGAGCATCGCGCGCGTGCTGCGGCGTTCTTGTTGCTGGCTCTACCCGGAACGCCCTTCCTCTATGCCGGCGAAGAACTGGGACTCGAAGATGCCGAGGTTCCGATCGACGCCCGCGTCGATCCCGGTGGCCGCGACGGTTGCCGCGCCCCCATCCCTTGGAGCGCAGAACCACCCTACGGCTGGAAGCAGCACGACAATTGGTTGCCCTGGCCCCCCGATCGAGGCGAACGAAACCCCGAGGTGCAGCAAGCCTCCGATACTTCGATCTTGCAGCTCTACCGCTCCCTTCTGGCTGCACGACGGAATCATGCTTCGCTACGAAGTGGCAGCTTCGAATGGATGCCTTCGTCCAAGGGCATTCTCTTCTGGAAACGCGAGCTGGCTGGGGATTTCTGCTATCTCGCGATCAACTTCAGCGATCAGCCCCAACGGCTTCAATACGAGGGGGCATTGCGGGTTGAGCTCTCGAGCCAACGCACGAACGAGGGTTTCGGGGAATCCCCGGGAATGCTTGCTCCCGACGAGGCGCTCTTGTTGATTCCGAAGAAGGACTGA
- a CDS encoding DNA-3-methyladenine glycosylase 2 family protein, which produces MTAPATRTLLFEGDLDFANTLGPLTIGRSDPTCAIGRDGAVRATRTPVGPATLLVQRKEETTLSLEAWGDGAEWVLEHARDLLGLNDEPPSPDDFPQPIRRLAKRRPGIRFARGHRVVELLVPAVLQQKVSNKEAKRAFRNLVARLAEPAPGPFDELRLPLGPEQLRDLTPALLPPLGILPRQGETLRRIGERASRLEEAGQMTEADAFARLTALPGLGSWTASSVMGRGLGFADQVPLGDWNLPHLVAFRLAGEERADDARMIELLEPFRGHRGRVIRWLHTTGKNRPRRGPRMALRPLPRA; this is translated from the coding sequence ATGACCGCTCCCGCCACGCGAACCCTGCTCTTCGAAGGAGATCTCGACTTCGCGAATACGCTCGGGCCGCTCACCATCGGGCGAAGCGATCCGACCTGCGCGATCGGAAGGGACGGTGCCGTGCGGGCCACCCGCACACCCGTCGGCCCGGCGACGCTCCTCGTTCAACGCAAGGAGGAGACGACCCTCAGCCTCGAGGCCTGGGGTGACGGTGCGGAATGGGTTCTCGAGCACGCACGGGACCTGCTCGGGCTCAACGACGAACCGCCCTCCCCCGACGACTTCCCGCAACCGATTCGGAGGCTCGCGAAGCGCCGTCCTGGCATTCGGTTCGCACGCGGACATCGGGTGGTGGAACTTCTCGTGCCGGCCGTATTGCAGCAGAAGGTCTCCAACAAGGAAGCCAAGCGGGCCTTCAGAAACCTGGTCGCGCGCCTGGCCGAACCGGCACCCGGACCCTTCGACGAGTTGCGGCTACCCCTCGGACCGGAGCAGCTTCGAGATCTGACGCCCGCCCTCCTTCCCCCGCTCGGCATCTTGCCGCGCCAGGGCGAGACCCTTCGCAGGATCGGGGAGCGCGCGAGTCGGCTGGAGGAAGCGGGCCAGATGACCGAAGCGGATGCCTTCGCGCGTCTTACGGCCCTGCCTGGGCTCGGCTCGTGGACTGCGTCTTCGGTGATGGGGCGCGGGCTCGGCTTCGCGGACCAGGTGCCGCTCGGCGATTGGAACCTTCCACATCTCGTAGCCTTCCGTCTGGCCGGTGAGGAGCGCGCCGACGATGCGCGCATGATCGAGTTGCTCGAGCCCTTCCGCGGGCATCGTGGCCGGGTGATCCGTTGGCTCCACACCACGGGGAAGAATCGACCGCGACGTGGCCCTCGTATGGCTCTGCGCCCACTGCCGAGGGCCTGA